The Desmonostoc muscorum LEGE 12446 genome includes a region encoding these proteins:
- a CDS encoding MoaD/ThiS family protein, producing the protein MSKSAITVTVKLFAAYQEAFQVSELLLEFPNGTPVGAVCDRLIVEHPELSQWRNITRFGINLIFVEPDTLLQDGDEVVLIPPVSGG; encoded by the coding sequence ATGTCTAAATCTGCAATCACCGTTACCGTCAAATTGTTCGCCGCTTATCAAGAGGCCTTTCAGGTTTCAGAATTACTACTGGAATTTCCTAATGGTACGCCGGTTGGGGCTGTATGCGATCGCCTCATAGTCGAACACCCGGAACTCTCCCAATGGCGGAACATCACCCGCTTTGGGATTAATCTCATATTTGTCGAACCAGATACCCTCCTACAAGATGGCGATGAAGTTGTGTTAATTCCCCCAGTTAGCGGCGGGTGA
- a CDS encoding bifunctional serine/threonine-protein kinase/ABC transporter substrate-binding protein, with the protein MSYCLNPKCPNPADLMNANGNIFCRNCGENLLLKNKYRLIKLLGSGGFSRTFEVEDNGIKKVLKVLNLSLFSDDDKKSKIVDLFKREAEVLIRLNNSGIPQVEPDGYFELNFPNCPEPLYCLVMEKIEGLNLQQWLKNRDHKPITPELAIAYLKQILEILDRVHAQGYFHRDIKPANIMVKPDGKLVLIDFGAVRDLAQTYVQQQNENTIVGTLGYSSPEQMKGTVVKQSDFFALGRTFVHLLTGKLPLNLEEDHQTGKLIWRDQVSFHSNYWRNWLDKLRWRSLFDLLDEMMEPYWKNRPENTQIILRRLNRPITLPRISPWVAGTAILLGVGLPSSYWYLNGVNGCSKIWLRTFPLEDSISCGEEILLPNINMTVTEKERGVKAIAAGKYQDAITWLEKAWQKDRDPETLIYLNNSRLEVEKFKAYTIAVVAPISNNNDNIYSSQEILRGVAQAQDEFNQKSKTKNIGLKVLIASDNNQIEDAQKIADKLGKTHDILAVIGHFRSDTTLEAIKIYQQQQLLLISATATSESLSTSCKFNYPNCFFRVVPSNRVIAETLANYLKKQNKLQAVIFFNPNNNYSKSLQAQMKGRLSELGGKVLADIPFDNNIESTINKVKQQKANVIILFPTTDGLTSDSAVQVIEYAKKNKYLVVGGDSLDNNKLLKALVSNQAGAVVAIPWHSRSNLNRDFPKQVEKTWGKIGNWHTALSYDATRVLLAALEKIPSPSRENVQQAIAETNFKATGATGVISFKPNGDRQQDNIHLVKVVQNPNTGQIEFLPLNLSKQFPGD; encoded by the coding sequence ATGAGTTATTGCCTCAATCCCAAGTGTCCAAATCCTGCCGATTTAATGAATGCCAATGGTAACATTTTTTGCCGTAACTGTGGGGAAAACTTGTTACTAAAAAACAAGTACCGACTAATTAAATTATTGGGTAGTGGAGGCTTTTCTCGAACTTTTGAAGTAGAAGATAACGGAATCAAAAAAGTCCTCAAGGTTTTGAATTTATCTTTATTTAGCGATGACGACAAAAAATCTAAGATAGTTGATTTATTTAAGCGAGAAGCTGAGGTGTTAATTCGCTTAAATAATTCAGGAATTCCTCAAGTTGAGCCAGATGGATATTTTGAATTGAACTTTCCAAATTGCCCAGAGCCATTATACTGCTTGGTAATGGAAAAAATTGAGGGTTTAAATTTACAACAATGGTTAAAAAATCGAGATCATAAACCCATCACACCGGAACTAGCGATCGCTTATTTAAAACAAATACTAGAAATTTTAGATCGAGTCCACGCTCAGGGGTATTTTCATCGGGATATTAAACCAGCAAACATCATGGTCAAACCAGATGGAAAACTTGTGTTAATTGACTTTGGAGCGGTACGCGATTTAGCACAAACTTATGTGCAGCAACAAAATGAAAATACCATAGTTGGTACACTAGGTTACTCATCACCCGAACAAATGAAAGGCACAGTAGTAAAGCAATCAGATTTTTTTGCTTTAGGACGAACTTTTGTGCATTTACTAACTGGAAAGCTGCCATTGAATCTGGAAGAAGATCACCAAACAGGTAAGTTAATTTGGCGTGACCAAGTTTCATTTCACTCCAATTATTGGAGAAATTGGTTAGATAAATTGAGATGGCGATCGCTTTTCGATTTGCTCGATGAAATGATGGAGCCATACTGGAAAAATCGCCCAGAAAATACTCAAATAATTTTACGACGCCTGAATCGTCCAATTACCTTACCACGTATTTCACCTTGGGTAGCTGGTACGGCTATTTTATTGGGAGTTGGATTACCTAGCAGTTATTGGTATTTAAACGGAGTAAATGGATGTTCAAAAATTTGGCTGAGGACTTTTCCTCTAGAGGATAGTATCAGTTGTGGTGAAGAAATTCTGTTACCAAATATCAATATGACAGTAACAGAAAAAGAACGAGGAGTAAAGGCGATCGCCGCGGGTAAATACCAAGATGCGATTACTTGGTTAGAGAAGGCTTGGCAAAAAGATCGTGACCCGGAAACCTTGATTTATCTTAATAACAGCCGCCTAGAAGTTGAAAAATTTAAAGCCTACACTATCGCTGTTGTAGCTCCTATCAGCAATAATAATGACAATATATACTCCAGCCAAGAAATATTGCGTGGTGTTGCACAAGCACAAGATGAATTTAATCAAAAATCCAAAACAAAAAACATAGGTTTAAAAGTATTGATTGCTAGTGATAATAATCAAATTGAAGATGCTCAAAAAATAGCAGATAAATTAGGCAAAACCCATGATATTTTAGCTGTTATTGGTCATTTTAGAAGTGATACAACCTTAGAAGCTATCAAAATTTATCAACAACAGCAACTCTTATTAATTTCTGCTACAGCCACATCAGAATCTCTATCTACATCTTGTAAATTCAATTATCCTAATTGTTTTTTTCGTGTTGTTCCTAGCAACCGTGTTATTGCCGAAACTTTAGCTAACTATCTGAAAAAACAAAATAAATTACAAGCTGTAATATTTTTTAATCCCAACAATAATTATAGTAAATCTCTGCAAGCACAAATGAAAGGTAGACTTTCTGAATTAGGTGGAAAAGTATTAGCAGATATCCCTTTTGATAACAATATAGAATCTACTATAAATAAAGTTAAACAACAGAAAGCAAATGTAATTATTTTATTCCCAACTACCGATGGTCTAACCTCTGATTCCGCAGTTCAGGTAATTGAATATGCGAAGAAAAATAAATATTTAGTAGTCGGTGGAGATAGTCTAGATAATAATAAGCTTCTCAAAGCATTAGTAAGCAATCAAGCAGGTGCAGTAGTGGCTATACCTTGGCATTCGAGAAGTAATTTAAATCGAGATTTTCCGAAACAAGTAGAGAAAACTTGGGGGAAAATAGGGAATTGGCACACTGCATTATCTTACGATGCAACTCGTGTATTACTAGCAGCTTTAGAAAAAATACCATCACCCAGTCGTGAAAATGTGCAGCAAGCGATCGCTGAGACTAATTTTAAAGCAACTGGTGCCACCGGCGTAATTTCTTTTAAACCAAATGGCGATCGGCAACAGGATAATATTCATTTAGTCAAAGTTGTACAAAATCCCAATACAGGACAAATAGAATTTCTACCTTTGAATTTATCAAAGCAATTTCCAGGTGATTAA
- the ebsA gene encoding type IV pilus biogenesis protein EbsA has translation MSIEQLQPATQQQASVYLPYVQGAKRNFLPYAMSLYQKGVLEGHRKIEASEHVPFVASWNVATLPSDLTRCRVQFDGNAELSYELMMASFEFINFLIELIENYKRYRATDFSQAFYRKLLRIDD, from the coding sequence ATGTCTATTGAGCAACTCCAGCCTGCCACTCAACAACAAGCCAGCGTTTACTTACCTTACGTTCAGGGCGCTAAGAGGAATTTTTTACCCTATGCTATGAGTCTTTATCAAAAAGGGGTTTTAGAGGGACACCGAAAGATAGAAGCTAGTGAGCATGTCCCTTTTGTCGCTTCCTGGAATGTTGCTACTCTACCTTCAGATTTAACCCGTTGCCGAGTACAGTTTGATGGTAATGCTGAACTGAGTTACGAATTGATGATGGCCAGTTTCGAGTTTATTAATTTTTTAATTGAACTTATCGAAAACTATAAACGTTATCGTGCCACCGATTTTTCACAAGCGTTTTATCGCAAGCTGCTACGCATAGATGATTGA